The Tenuifilum thalassicum genome includes the window TGGGGAGGTTACATTGGCGAAGGTGCAAAAACCGTATTACCATCAAAGGCTTACGCCAAAATATCTATGCGTCTTGTTCCTAATCAAGATCACGAGAAGATTGCCCAGCTCTTTAAAAAACATTTTGAATCCATTGCACCAAAATCTGTTAAAGTTAACGTAACCATTCACCATGGCGGGCAAGGATATGTTGCACCAACAAACACACCTGCTTATCAGGCAGCTAGCAAAGCAGTTGAAGATGTATTTGGAATCAAACCCGTACCATTCCGTAGTGGCGGCAGCATTCCTATCATTAGCACTTTTGAGCAAGTGCTTGGCATCAAATCTATTCTGTTGGGATTTGGTCTCGAATCAGATGCCATCCATTCTCCTAACGAAAACTACCCATTAGAACAGTTTTTTAGAGGCATTGAAACCATTCCTCGATTCTACAAGTACTTTAGCGATAGCAAAAAATAGTAAATAATCTTGGGGAGCAAATTGCTCCCCATTTTTCTATTAAGAAGCCAGATTTCTTTTCAACTCCTAGGAATAAACATTCATTTTCACCAAAACCTCACTATTTAAAAGCATTTCAGCAAATCCTCATTTAACACAAAACATTCTTTTTTGTTAAAAAATTTATTTTGGTTAAAATAAGTAGTAACTTTACTTAAAGGATTTTATCAACTTTTAATTTTTATCAGCTATGAAAAAAGCACTAAGCATTTTCATTCTAACTATTGTTGTTTTCTCAATTTTATCGTGCAATCAGGAAACAAAAGATAAGCTTGCAAAAGAAGATAAAAAGGCACAAGAATCAATAAAAAAATGGATTGAGAATAGAGCCGATGAATACCCATACTACACGCCATTAGAATTTGGCGAGCTTACACCTCGTTATAGATTCAATAGCAGAACTCACAGTATTGCAACTGCAATAGAAAAGGAAAACAACGCAGAACAACCCGACATTAAAAAGTTAGATAGCCTAAAAAACATGCTTAAAACCAATAAGGAAGATTTTCTTGGCTATACAATCACCCATAGGTTTACCACAAAGGGAATCGACGGGCAAATTACAACCCACGAAAAACTATTCTTTATCGATGGCGAATATAGAGTGATTACCGTTCTTAATGTTGACGCTTGGGATTTAATCATGGATAAGGAGCTGTTTTTCAAGCCCGAATCGCCTGATTCTGTTCAATAAAAAAGCCCCCTTTTTTTTGGGGGGCTGTGGTGCCACGTGGAATCGAACCACGGACACAAGGATTTTCAGTCCTTTGCTCTACCAACTGAGCTATGGCACCATCGCTCAATTGCGGTGCAAATATATATGCATTTTTTTATTCTTACAAGGCATTATAATAATTTTTTCTCGCTTTTTTTCTACGCAGCTAATACTCAACGCATTTTATTTGTTCATTTTTTTCAGTCGAGATTGCTGCCTAAACAATTCACATAAGTTTATAGCTTATTTTTCCTGCTATTTTCTTTTTTGGGGAGAACATGACATTGATATTTTCACAAACTCTCAACATCAAAATCATTCAAAATGTCAATAAAAAAAGCATTTAAAACTTGACTTTCTTGCATAAATAATGTTAAATTTGTTAGCATTAATATTAATCACAAGCAACTTTTTTATCATTCACACTTATACTGAGGATCATATTGTTTAACTAGTTTATTACACTTAAAACTAAATGCTATGAAAAGGAAAAGTCTCTTTTTTACAACTGTTGCTCTACTAGCAATAGTATTATCAAGTGCTTCAAGGCCAAAACAAGTAAATGCAAACATGCCTATTGACCCTTTTTGTCCATCGGTTTGCATGAAAAATGGCAAGTACTGCTTCTGTTATAGAGAAATTCCAAACACAAAGCCTGCAGGTAAAACATCAACACGACCATCAGACAGAAGATAATTTGAACATTAGTTATAACTATCATTTCGACAAGAATTGTTTCTCCTTTTATAAAACCTAAACAATGAAAAATAGATTATTATATTTTGCGAGCCTAATTTTCTTATTATTAAGCTGTAACAAAAACAACACAGAAAAAATTTTTAATCCAGATGAAAATGTAATATCAGTAAAAAATAGGCTTACAGAAGTTGCATTTGAAAAACCTATAACAATAGGGAATATTGAGGTTTTAGATTCGTTTATAGTACTACAGGATATAAGTAATTATTACGATAAGGCACTATATCTACTCAATAGGAACGCCTTCACTTTAAATTCAAGCGTACTTAAGTTAGGCAAAGGCCCTGGTGAAATAGCGTACATGGGGTATTTTACAGTTAACAGGAGTAAACGGTTGATATATGTAAATGACCATGGTAAAAATGTGGTTTGGACAATACCTTTCGACAGCTTGCTAAAAAACCCCGATTATCTACCTAGCAACAAGCTCACAAGAGACCCCAAAAAATTGCTACAGGAATATGGCAACCTAAACGATAGTGTCATGTTAGGTATTGCTATGTATCCATTAACGGTCAACTCTTTTGAGATAAAAACTACAAAGTGGGACCTAAAAAGTAACACCATTACAGAATTTGGATACGAAAATCCCGATGCACAGGGAGAGTATCTATCTACCTCAACATTTGCCATTTTTCCTGAACTAAACATCTACTTAAAAGCCCATTACTGGGTTGATTTGTTAACAATTTGTAATCTCGATGGAACCTTAAAATGCAACATCCATGGGCCTAAATGGAATGATAATGATAATTTTGACGACCTAATCTTCTTTTTTGGTGGAGTAAAATCATACCATGGTTATATTTTAGCGGCTTATGTAGGTGACAAAGGAACTATTCTTGATGAAAACAAGAGAGAAGTAGGCAATACTCCTAATAAAATTCTTGTATTTGACTCAAATGGGAATTACATTGCTACTATCGACGTGGGTATAAAATTCTTGTCATTCACTGCCGATGAACAAAACAACCGTATCATCCTAGGTTCTGCCGAGGCTACCAATAGTCTTTTACAGTACTTTAATTTAGACCCCAAAGAACTTTCAAGTAAAACCAATAACCTCAAAACCAAAGCCAAACAGTTATGACAAAAACCCCAATTAAAATCTTTGCCTACTTTTCTCTACTAATCATTTCTATTTTTTTATCATGCACAAGGTCAAACCAGAACAAGAACAAATATCAAAACTACCAAACAGAAGAGGCTGACACCATTATTGGCAAATCAATTTCATTCCCTAAAGCGCTCAAAAACATCAAAAATGGCTCTATAACCCAAGCCGACTCAATTATCGACATTCTTAACAACTCTGAATGCATAGTTAGCATTATTGACGCCACTTGCTTAAAGTGCATTTACTTTAGACTAAATCTGCTTGATAGTATTTTTAGAGTTAACCTACCCCCTAACATTGAAAGAGTATTTGTAATCAACATAGAGAATAGAGCCGTACCATATTTTCTCAGAGAAATGTATCCTGCCATAAATGCAAAAGGGACACTGCTTTTAGATACAGCATATGTGTTTGAAAAAAGCAATCGAATTCTTTCACCTAATGAAAATCACAGAATTTTCTTTATCGACTCCAATGGCAAAATTGCACAGTATGGCGATCCTCTTATAGACCAATCAATACTTTACAAATACGTTTCATTATCCACAGAAAGTCACTAGGAGTGCTACAAAACAAAAGTGGCTGATTAACGCAGATTTTCATTTTATTAAACCAATGCCTGGTTATGGTTGTGATATTTTCTCTTTCACAACTTTGTTTATCACTCTATCATTCACAAAATAAATTGGACCTTCCTGATCATTAGCAATTAGTGAGCATCAGAGACCGCCACTAACGGAGTTAAATTGTATGTAAGGTAATGCTCTTGACTTTTCACTTCGCATTAGGTAAATTTGGGGAAATGGCAAACTATTAACAATATGGAAAAGCTGCCAAGTCGATGTAGAAGACTATTTTCTTTTACATTGATAATTTTAACACTAACCGAGATTTCGTGTAATGGACAGGATATGAATAAACCAAACCAACTCGACAGGCAGCCGGCTGTTGCTGGTCAGTTTTATCCCGATTCAAAAGCGTTGCTTGAAAAGGAGCTAAAGAGCTATTTTGATAGTGCTAAACAGACACTAGCTGAGCAGCCTTTGGCATTGATTGTCCCCCATGCCGGATATGTCTTTTCCGGTTTAGTTGCCGCATCGGGCTATCGTCAACTCGATAGAAACAAGAAATACAAGCACATCTTTCTGATTGGGTCAAGTCATACCATGTTTTTTAACGGTGCGGCAGTATATACCAAAGGAGCATTTATCACTCCCCTTGGGAGAATCCCCATTGACCCATTGGCAGAAAAGCTGGTTAAAGAAAACAGCATACTAACCGATAATCCGGAACCTCACCTAAAAGAGCATAGCCTTGAGGTTCAGCTACCATTTCTACAGTACTGGCTAAAAAAAGAGTTCTCAATAATACCAATTGTTATAGGAGGCGAATCGCAAACAACCCCTACCCTATTAGCTGAGGCTCTTGAACCCTACTTTACACCTGACAACCTGTTTATTATTAGCTCCGATTTCTCTCACTACCCCAGCTACGACGATGCTAAGAAAACCGACGACGACATGGCTCACGCCATTGCTACGAATTCCCCTGTTGAATTCATGAAAGCGAAAATCCGTAATGAAAATGCAGGAATCGACGACCTGGCAACGGCCATGTGCGGTTGGACATCGGGACTTACCCTACTGAAAATTACAGAAAACAAACCCCAAATCAGCTACAAAACCATTATGTACCGCAACTCTGGCGATTCGCCTTATGGTGGAAAGGATCGCGTGGTGGGCTACTGGGCAATTGCAGCCGTACAACAAGTCACACAAGGCAATGAGTTCAACCTTACCGATAGCGACAAGCACGAACTACTAATCCTGGCCCGCAAAACCATCACCAACCACTTAAATGGTAGGCCTCTTTACACACCCGATGAGGCTAAACTATCCGATGCGTTAAAAACTAATGCGGGTGCATTCGTAACTCTACACAACCATGGTAGATTAAGGGGATGCATTGGAAACTTTTCTACTTCTACGCCGCTTTACAGGGTAGTAATGGCTATGGCCATCTCAGCTGCTACAGAAGATTATAGGTTCGAATCCGTTACTGCTGAGGAGTTAAAAGATATCGATATCGAAATTTCGGTACTTACACCTATGAAACGGATTAACCATGTTGAAGAGATAGAGCTGGGACGACATGGAATTTACATCAAGAAGGGGATACACTCGGGAACATTCTTGCCACAAGTGGCAAAAGAAACCAATTGGTCACTCCAAGAGTTTTTGGGACACTGTGCCCGCGATAAAGCAGGGATCGGATGGGACGGCTGGCGCGATGCCGAAATATACACCTACGAAGCCATCGTTTTCGACGAGAAGCAAATGGGATTAAGGTAGCAAATAGCTCATGAATTCACCATACTTTTTAATACCCATTTCCGTAGCCATAACACTTTTCTACCTGCTTGGCCGCATCCTTGTTCAGGCAGGGATTACTTCAACTACTACCCATCGAAAATTCTGGAATTTCATTCTACTTTTTGTATTCTTAGGATGCTCAGTACTTGGCATCCTGCTAACAGTAAACATCAACTACAAGTTAGAATGGGATTTTATTAAAACATTACTGGCATGGCATGTTCAACTTGGTATTGCTATGAGTGTTATTGCTCTTATCCATACGCTTTGGCACAGCAACTACTTCAGCAAGTATTTGTCGATTAAACGATTTAAAACTTTCAGGAACGAAAGACATAACAAAAATCAACCCATAATTGCTGCCTTTACCCTTGGAGTGCTCTCCGTTTCCTTGCAGGTTCTTTTAATCCGACAGTTCACTAAGGTTTTTCAAGGAAACGAATTTCTAATTACCTGGACAATTGGCATCTGGATGATTTTATCGGGCGTAGGTGCATACCTTGGTAGCCGATCAACCAGCAACACAAATGAAACCAACAAGTTAGCTGTAAACGCCTTATGGTTCATGTATTTTTCAGCAGTCTTATTCATCTTTCTATCAGGTGAAATCAAACAAACCTTTTTCCCATCGGGAGTGCTAATCCCACCTCACTACATAATTCTTATGGTAACGCTAATGATGGCCACAACAGCTATCCCATCGGGCTTAACATATGCGTTACTTTCCAATCAGGTTAAATCAAAATACCCAACCATTTATGCATTCGAAGCATTGGGAAGCCTACTTGGCGGACTCTTACTTTCGCTTGTTATCATTTGGTTTTTAAACACATACCTGGCAGCAATTTCAATTGGAGTCATCGCAGGTATCATTCTAGCTTACCCCTATAACAAAGCAGGAAGAATAATAATTCCTGTCGTAATTTTAGCCATAGGTGTTAGTATAAAAATATTTAATGCTGATATTTATGCTGAATCAATCCTCCTGCCAGGACAAAACATACTATCGGTAAGCGACTCACCATACGGCAGCCTTACGGTTACTGGCTCCGAGGATCAAATTAACTTTTTTGAAAATGGTTTGTTGCTTTTTAGCACGCAAAACACCATCTACTGCGAGGAAACCATCCACTACATCATGGCACAACGACCAAATCCCCAAAAAGTGCTACTGATCTCTGGCGGATACACTGGACTAATTTCTGAACTTGAAAAGTACAGTCATGCTGAAATTGATTACATTGAGCCCAACCCGCACATATTAAAACTTAGCCAAAGGTTTTGCAGACAACCTTCTTTACAGAATGTCAATATAATAAAAGGAAATGCTCGAAATTATCTGCGAAAATCAAAAAGCAGCTACGACATAGCCATAATTGCCTCCGCAGAGCCAACATCGATTGCACAGAACCAGCACTTCACGCTTGAA containing:
- the amrB gene encoding AmmeMemoRadiSam system protein B, producing MEKLPSRCRRLFSFTLIILTLTEISCNGQDMNKPNQLDRQPAVAGQFYPDSKALLEKELKSYFDSAKQTLAEQPLALIVPHAGYVFSGLVAASGYRQLDRNKKYKHIFLIGSSHTMFFNGAAVYTKGAFITPLGRIPIDPLAEKLVKENSILTDNPEPHLKEHSLEVQLPFLQYWLKKEFSIIPIVIGGESQTTPTLLAEALEPYFTPDNLFIISSDFSHYPSYDDAKKTDDDMAHAIATNSPVEFMKAKIRNENAGIDDLATAMCGWTSGLTLLKITENKPQISYKTIMYRNSGDSPYGGKDRVVGYWAIAAVQQVTQGNEFNLTDSDKHELLILARKTITNHLNGRPLYTPDEAKLSDALKTNAGAFVTLHNHGRLRGCIGNFSTSTPLYRVVMAMAISAATEDYRFESVTAEELKDIDIEISVLTPMKRINHVEEIELGRHGIYIKKGIHSGTFLPQVAKETNWSLQEFLGHCARDKAGIGWDGWRDAEIYTYEAIVFDEKQMGLR
- a CDS encoding fused MFS/spermidine synthase; translation: MNSPYFLIPISVAITLFYLLGRILVQAGITSTTTHRKFWNFILLFVFLGCSVLGILLTVNINYKLEWDFIKTLLAWHVQLGIAMSVIALIHTLWHSNYFSKYLSIKRFKTFRNERHNKNQPIIAAFTLGVLSVSLQVLLIRQFTKVFQGNEFLITWTIGIWMILSGVGAYLGSRSTSNTNETNKLAVNALWFMYFSAVLFIFLSGEIKQTFFPSGVLIPPHYIILMVTLMMATTAIPSGLTYALLSNQVKSKYPTIYAFEALGSLLGGLLLSLVIIWFLNTYLAAISIGVIAGIILAYPYNKAGRIIIPVVILAIGVSIKIFNADIYAESILLPGQNILSVSDSPYGSLTVTGSEDQINFFENGLLLFSTQNTIYCEETIHYIMAQRPNPQKVLLISGGYTGLISELEKYSHAEIDYIEPNPHILKLSQRFCRQPSLQNVNIIKGNARNYLRKSKSSYDIAIIASAEPTSIAQNQHFTLEFLKLAKKYLKPSGVIGFNLNGIGNYPSAPKLRAYTSIVVTLKKVFKHVEVITGERDYLLASDSALRIDIAQLLTERHIGDSNLYVRPDYINDEHIAKRNQFFHEQTVTPQKLNTDNHPWPILQSTIGYLSMFGNRLWLLFSIGLGVLIIPIAFLKKSTRSMYVIGFAGSAIQTLYLLTLQVGAGILYGALGAMIAIFMGGLAGGSLLHDRSKKVNPLHSKLLLIVSFILLISLWQFMLGIPIWLTIAILCLGTLMASFAVGYLYVNITGNDVSELQPAKTYAADLLGSATGVVIVTLLLVPSVGFIATATILVISVSLYLVLSKL